One Actinomycetospora corticicola genomic window, GATCGCGGTCACCCCGGCCGCGACGCTGCACGCCTCGGCGCTGGCCGCGGCGTTCGAGCTCGCCGGCTACCTCGCCGTCCTGCCCACGCTGACCGTCGCCGAGCACGCCGTCACCCACCAGAGCTCGACGCAGTACCTGCGCGCGGCGACCGTCGGGCAGCGGGTCCGGGTCCGCGCAGAGCTCGTCCGCCGGACCCGCGCCCTCGCCTTCGTGGGGGTCACCGCGGAGCGCGAGACCGACGGCGTCGTCCTCGCGCAGGGTCAGATCACGAAGTCGGTCGTGGCGTTCTGAGCAGCGTCGCGGCCAGGACGAACCCGATCGCCGCCGCGATGAGGTGCCCGACGGTGGTGAAGTCGGGCAGCAGGCCGAACCACTCGGCGTCGGCGATCGGCCACCCCAGGACGAACAGCACCCACGGCGCCCACGCCTTCCGCGGCAGGGCGACGACGAGGGCCGCGAGCGCCGCCTGCGCGCCGTAGGAGATGCCGACGTCGACGGCGGAGCGGGTGTCGTCGGGGTAGCGCCCGGAGCGCAGTGCCACGACGAGGACGGCTGCGGTCAGCAGGGTCGCCCCGACGTGACCGCCCAGGAAGACCGTGGCGGCCCGGCCCGCGCCTCGGTGCGCCTCGATCCACCAGAGCGCGACCCCGATGCCGAGCCACAACGTGATCAGCAGGCCGGGGTCGAGCAGCGGGCCGTCGGTGACGACGGCACTCCCGACCAGCGATCCCACCGGGTGTCGTGCGAGGTTTTCGAGGTTCGTCGAGAGCCAGGCGACCGCGCCGTCCGCCGCGGGGGAGAACGTGAACCAGGCGTGCGCGACGAGCAGGACGACGAGGAACCCGCAGGTCCACGGTCCCCGTCGCACGTAGCTCACGGGGAGGAGCCTCCCGTGCCCGACGTCAGGCGGGCGTGTCAGGCCGGGATCAGCCGACGACGGTCCCCGGACGGCGGTCCTGCCAGGGCAGGGCCCGCTCCAGGTCGCCTGCGAGACCGAGCAGCGTGGCCTCGTCGGCGTACGGCGCCATGACCTGGACCCCGATGGGCCAGTTCTCCTCCGTCGTCCCGAGCGGTAGGGAGATCGCCGGGTTGCCCGTGACGTTGGAGAGCGCGGTGAACCCGGCCGTGCTGAAGATGTGGTCGTACCAGCCGCGGGCGTCGAGTGTCGGGTCGTCCGCGTTCAGGT contains:
- a CDS encoding PaaI family thioesterase — protein: MAQLLDGDALLARADAALAVALPDALGLEFVDPGDPLRGVALEVAGIAVTPAATLHASALAAAFELAGYLAVLPTLTVAEHAVTHQSSTQYLRAATVGQRVRVRAELVRRTRALAFVGVTAERETDGVVLAQGQITKSVVAF
- a CDS encoding rhomboid-like protein, with the protein product MSYVRRGPWTCGFLVVLLVAHAWFTFSPAADGAVAWLSTNLENLARHPVGSLVGSAVVTDGPLLDPGLLITLWLGIGVALWWIEAHRGAGRAATVFLGGHVGATLLTAAVLVVALRSGRYPDDTRSAVDVGISYGAQAALAALVVALPRKAWAPWVLFVLGWPIADAEWFGLLPDFTTVGHLIAAAIGFVLAATLLRTPRPTS